Sequence from the Gammaproteobacteria bacterium genome:
ATTCAGCCATGCAGGATGTCGACAAGCTTGTCTCGTTTGCCCATGGCAAGGAAAGCGGCCCCTGGGGCATCAAGATCACCCGCCTCGCCGAGGTGGCGCGGGCTCGGGGCTTCGCCGTGGATAGCCCGGATTATAGTCGCACCCACGATCCCCGCGAGCGCGTCCAGCAACTGCTTGACCAGCCTCCTCGGGCGAAGACACTGGTGCTGTGCGGCTCCAGCATGGGCGGCTATGTCTCGGCACAAGCCTGTGCGGCGCTGCGCCCGACCGCCCTCTTTTTGATGGCGCCGGCCTTGTACTTCCCGAACTGGGACGAGGAGCCGGCGGGCATTCCGGCGCTCGCCGCCGTCGCGCATGGCTGGCGTGATGATATTGTTCCGGTGGAGGCCGCCT
This genomic interval carries:
- a CDS encoding alpha/beta fold hydrolase; amino-acid sequence: MQDVDKLVSFAHGKESGPWGIKITRLAEVARARGFAVDSPDYSRTHDPRERVQQLLDQPPRAKTLVLCGSSMGGYVSAQACAALRPTALFLMAPALYFPNWDEEPAGIPALAAVAHGWRDDIVPVEAAWRFARRNRAALHVLDAGHDLNDQLEALCLLFDDLLARAERNT